One window of the Chryseobacterium camelliae genome contains the following:
- a CDS encoding GH92 family glycosyl hydrolase gives MKKILLLMAIFPFIAVPSQWVEHAVSHPEELVNPLIGTLSKPSLSNGNTYPAVAVPHGMNLWTPQTGKNGNGWQYTYDADKIRGIKQTHQPSPWMNDYGMFSIMPVTGKMRFSEDERASWFSHKSEVSKPYYYSVYLSDHNVKAEIAPTERAAQMRLTYPDSENSWFVVDAFDKGSAITIIPSQNKITGYSTRYSRGKLTGFKNYFVIYADKPFTRYSAWKDKDFVQGALEIKGDHCGAVVGFATKKGEKVHLRIASSFISQEQAELNLQRELNKDSFDDTYTKAKAAWNEKLKRVEVAGGTIDQMRTFYSCLYRMLCFPHKMYEIDKTGKIVHYSPYSGKTESGYRFAGTGFWDTFRALYPFLNLVYPGINVEMQKGLIRDYKEGGWLPEWSSPSYSDIMIGNNSASVVADAYLKGLRGYDIETLYQALLHGANNEGPQATGRLGIGYYKKLGYVPYDVKINENAARTLEYAYDDFAIAQLGKALGKPESEWGEYYRRSQNFRKVIDPETRLARGRNQDGSFQAPFNPFKWGDAFTEGNSWHYTWSVFQDIEGLAGLMGGRKEFSKKLDSIFEMPPVYDDNYYGSTIHEIQEMVNADMGQYAHGNQPAQHIIYLYNYSGEPWKTQYWVRETMDRLYQPTPDGYCGDEDNGQTSAWYVFSALGFYPVTPATDQYVLGAPLFKKAIVHLENGKTIEVNARNNNDNNRFVQSLKFNGKKYSKNWLGHQELMKGAKLNFEMVSQPNKDRGTDEKDFPYSYSKP, from the coding sequence ATGAAAAAAATTCTCCTGCTGATGGCTATCTTCCCTTTTATTGCCGTACCATCGCAATGGGTTGAACATGCCGTATCCCATCCTGAAGAGCTGGTAAATCCGCTTATCGGGACGCTTTCCAAACCATCTTTATCAAACGGAAACACCTATCCGGCGGTAGCTGTCCCTCATGGCATGAACTTATGGACACCACAGACCGGGAAAAACGGAAACGGATGGCAGTATACCTACGATGCCGATAAGATCCGGGGCATTAAACAGACCCATCAGCCTTCGCCGTGGATGAACGATTACGGCATGTTTTCCATTATGCCTGTTACAGGAAAAATGCGTTTTAGTGAGGATGAACGAGCCAGCTGGTTTTCTCATAAATCCGAAGTATCAAAACCTTATTACTACAGTGTTTACCTGTCTGACCACAATGTCAAGGCTGAAATTGCGCCTACGGAAAGAGCTGCCCAGATGCGCCTGACCTATCCGGACTCCGAAAACTCCTGGTTTGTGGTGGACGCTTTTGATAAAGGCTCGGCAATTACGATTATCCCTTCACAGAACAAAATTACAGGTTACTCAACCCGGTATTCCCGCGGTAAGCTCACCGGTTTCAAGAACTATTTTGTGATCTATGCAGACAAGCCGTTCACCCGGTATTCGGCATGGAAAGATAAAGATTTTGTACAGGGCGCACTGGAAATTAAAGGTGATCACTGTGGAGCAGTCGTAGGTTTTGCGACGAAGAAAGGGGAAAAAGTCCATCTGAGGATTGCTTCTTCATTCATCAGCCAGGAGCAGGCGGAACTGAATTTACAGAGGGAGCTGAATAAAGATTCCTTTGATGATACCTACACGAAAGCGAAAGCTGCCTGGAATGAAAAGCTGAAAAGAGTGGAAGTCGCAGGCGGAACCATCGATCAGATGCGGACATTCTATTCCTGTCTTTACCGGATGCTCTGCTTCCCGCATAAGATGTATGAGATTGATAAAACCGGAAAGATCGTTCATTACAGCCCGTACTCCGGAAAGACTGAATCAGGATACCGTTTTGCAGGTACAGGCTTTTGGGATACCTTCAGGGCACTCTACCCTTTCCTAAATCTGGTTTATCCGGGCATCAATGTAGAAATGCAGAAAGGGCTGATCAGAGATTATAAAGAAGGCGGCTGGCTGCCGGAATGGTCAAGCCCCTCCTATTCCGATATCATGATCGGCAACAATTCAGCTTCCGTCGTTGCTGATGCTTACCTGAAAGGCCTGAGAGGCTACGACATTGAAACCTTATATCAGGCCCTGCTCCATGGTGCAAATAACGAAGGGCCGCAGGCTACCGGAAGGCTTGGCATCGGGTACTATAAGAAGCTGGGTTATGTGCCTTATGACGTGAAGATCAATGAAAATGCAGCAAGGACCCTGGAATATGCCTATGATGACTTTGCTATTGCCCAACTAGGAAAAGCATTGGGAAAACCTGAATCCGAATGGGGCGAATATTACAGGCGTTCCCAGAATTTCAGGAAAGTGATTGATCCTGAGACCAGGCTTGCGCGTGGCAGGAACCAGGATGGAAGTTTCCAGGCCCCTTTCAACCCTTTCAAATGGGGCGATGCTTTTACGGAAGGAAACAGCTGGCACTATACCTGGTCCGTATTCCAAGATATCGAAGGATTAGCCGGCCTGATGGGCGGTAGGAAGGAGTTCTCTAAAAAACTGGATTCCATTTTTGAAATGCCGCCGGTATACGATGACAACTATTATGGTTCAACCATCCACGAAATACAGGAGATGGTAAATGCCGATATGGGACAGTATGCCCACGGGAACCAGCCGGCCCAGCATATTATCTATCTATACAATTATTCCGGGGAACCCTGGAAAACGCAGTACTGGGTGCGCGAAACCATGGACCGCCTGTACCAGCCTACTCCCGACGGATATTGCGGTGATGAGGACAATGGCCAGACTTCAGCATGGTATGTGTTCTCAGCACTCGGATTTTATCCGGTAACGCCGGCTACGGACCAATATGTTCTGGGTGCTCCACTATTTAAGAAAGCTATCGTCCATCTCGAAAACGGAAAA